From Planctomycetota bacterium, the proteins below share one genomic window:
- the selB gene encoding selenocysteine-specific translation elongation factor translates to MTSARKNIMLGTAGHVDHGKTALVKLLTGCDTDRLAAEKERGLTIELGFAPCRMRDERIVGIVDVPGHVDFIRNMVAGAHGIDVVILVVAADDGVMPQTREHLDILTLMGIRRGIVALTKIDLVDADLRRIVEEDVRAFVRGTFLERAPICGISNVTGEGFEGFFAALDQAVAACEPHQSTGLFRLWIERAFAIRGFGTVVSGVPTSGEVHLEDRLMILPGGLEARVRRLEVYGEETDLARAGECVAVNLAGVETEIIETGMVACAGDAFEPVTVVEADLGILPHVPHPLKDYLEVHLHIGTARATARVAILDDKTVPPGERRMVQLRLDRPLAVAPGDRFVVRAGMAGLADGRITTLGGGRVLGTSNRRTRRNRPDVLQALADRRDALDDPAAWCALHLKESGEALDLAALARRALAPLEEVRRTVERLREEGTVVGAGGALFVHRDVVDAAAGRLREALEAFHSANPRRAGAAPADLLQEVGVAPAVFDLALERLVAEGAAVRAGEVVALAGRGPCLSPQDEALSGRVELVLREGGLAPPGPAEIAEALGAPPERVAAMIRLLADEGRVVQLNDKVVMHREAVESARRAVLGLFARKAGFETTEFRDALGVSRKFAVPLLDYFDTVRLTVRTGSRRTPGAEARQALEGKQKGS, encoded by the coding sequence ATGACTTCCGCGCGAAAGAACATCATGCTCGGCACCGCCGGACACGTGGACCACGGCAAGACGGCGCTCGTGAAACTCCTGACGGGCTGCGACACGGACCGCCTCGCCGCCGAGAAAGAGCGCGGCCTGACGATTGAACTCGGGTTCGCCCCCTGCCGGATGCGCGACGAGCGGATCGTCGGCATCGTGGACGTTCCCGGCCACGTGGACTTCATCCGCAACATGGTCGCGGGGGCGCACGGCATCGACGTCGTGATTCTGGTCGTTGCGGCGGACGACGGCGTCATGCCGCAGACGCGCGAGCACCTCGACATTCTGACCCTGATGGGCATCCGGCGGGGGATCGTCGCGCTGACGAAGATCGACCTCGTGGACGCGGACCTGCGGCGGATCGTCGAAGAGGACGTCCGCGCGTTTGTCCGGGGCACGTTTCTCGAACGCGCTCCGATTTGCGGCATCTCGAACGTCACCGGCGAGGGGTTCGAGGGTTTTTTCGCCGCCCTCGACCAGGCGGTCGCCGCCTGCGAGCCGCACCAGAGCACGGGCCTCTTTCGCCTCTGGATCGAGCGGGCGTTCGCCATCCGCGGTTTCGGCACCGTCGTCTCCGGCGTGCCGACGAGCGGGGAGGTGCATCTGGAGGACCGCCTGATGATCCTCCCCGGCGGCCTGGAGGCCAGAGTCCGGCGCCTCGAGGTGTACGGTGAGGAAACCGACCTGGCGCGCGCCGGCGAATGCGTGGCCGTCAACCTCGCCGGCGTCGAAACCGAGATTATCGAGACCGGCATGGTCGCCTGCGCGGGCGACGCCTTTGAGCCCGTCACCGTCGTCGAGGCCGACCTCGGCATCCTCCCCCATGTCCCCCACCCGCTGAAGGATTACCTGGAGGTGCATCTGCACATCGGGACCGCCCGCGCGACCGCCCGCGTCGCCATCCTCGACGATAAGACCGTCCCGCCGGGCGAGCGGCGAATGGTTCAGTTGCGTCTCGACCGGCCGCTGGCCGTCGCCCCCGGCGACCGCTTCGTCGTCCGGGCCGGCATGGCGGGCCTCGCCGACGGCCGCATCACGACCCTCGGCGGCGGGCGCGTCCTCGGCACGAGCAACCGCCGGACCCGCCGAAACCGCCCCGACGTTCTCCAGGCCCTCGCCGACCGGCGCGACGCCCTCGACGACCCCGCCGCCTGGTGCGCCCTTCATCTCAAGGAATCCGGCGAAGCGCTCGACCTGGCCGCGCTGGCGCGCCGGGCGCTCGCGCCCCTGGAGGAGGTCCGGCGGACGGTCGAGCGCCTCCGCGAGGAGGGAACCGTCGTCGGCGCAGGCGGCGCCCTGTTCGTTCATCGCGACGTCGTGGATGCCGCCGCGGGCCGGCTGCGCGAGGCGCTCGAGGCGTTCCATTCGGCCAATCCGCGCCGGGCGGGCGCCGCCCCCGCCGACCTTCTGCAAGAGGTCGGCGTCGCGCCGGCCGTTTTTGACCTGGCGCTCGAGCGGCTGGTCGCGGAAGGAGCGGCGGTCCGCGCGGGCGAGGTGGTGGCGTTGGCCGGGCGCGGCCCGTGCCTTTCGCCCCAGGACGAGGCCCTTTCCGGCCGCGTCGAATTGGTTCTTCGGGAGGGGGGCCTTGCGCCTCCCGGTCCGGCGGAGATTGCCGAGGCGCTGGGGGCGCCGCCGGAGCGCGTCGCGGCGATGATTCGCCTGCTGGCCGACGAGGGTCGCGTCGTCCAACTCAATGACAAGGTGGTTATGCACCGCGAGGCGGTCGAATCGGCCCGGCGGGCGGTGCTCGGCCTCTTCGCCAGGAAGGCTGGTTTCGAGACGACGGAGTTTCGCGACGCGCTCGGCGTCAGCCGAAAGTTCGCCGTCCCCTTGCTCGACTATTTCGACACGGTCCGCCTGACGGTGCGGACGGGGAGCCGGCGTACGCCCGGCGCCGAGGCCCGGCAGGCGCTTGAAGGAAAACAGAAAGGCAGTTGA
- a CDS encoding 4Fe-4S binding protein has translation MAEPRIRPKPSRFVRGRLLIQAAFLLVWLDPLALRLHTVCGSVYHCYACPLALFACPVGVLANFSALHVVPFIAIGTLLVVGGVVGGFVCGWACPFGFLQDLVAKVPVPKVRLPSWTGYLRYAVLAGLVIAVPYFFGEAHPLFICRVCPAGAVEAGVPNLVREAAAGGSAAGMSALKWTILVLFAVAMFVKFRPWCSLFCPLGAIFGVFNRFSAVFLRANPKKCVQCGACRKMCPVNLAPERQLADPLCIRCMECTRCEAIEVKTAFSRTERADPAPAE, from the coding sequence ATGGCCGAACCCAGAATCCGACCCAAACCGTCGCGCTTCGTCCGCGGCCGACTCCTGATCCAGGCGGCCTTCCTCCTCGTCTGGCTCGACCCGCTTGCGCTGCGCCTGCACACCGTCTGCGGTTCCGTGTACCACTGCTACGCGTGTCCGCTGGCGCTCTTCGCGTGCCCGGTGGGCGTCCTGGCCAACTTCAGCGCGCTTCACGTCGTCCCCTTCATTGCCATCGGGACGCTGCTCGTTGTCGGCGGGGTGGTCGGCGGCTTCGTGTGCGGCTGGGCGTGCCCGTTCGGGTTCCTCCAGGACCTGGTCGCGAAGGTTCCTGTGCCGAAGGTCCGATTGCCCTCGTGGACCGGATACCTCCGGTACGCCGTCCTCGCGGGCCTGGTGATTGCGGTTCCGTACTTTTTCGGCGAGGCGCATCCGCTCTTCATTTGCCGGGTCTGCCCCGCCGGGGCGGTCGAGGCGGGTGTCCCGAACCTGGTGCGCGAGGCGGCGGCGGGCGGGTCGGCCGCCGGCATGAGCGCGCTGAAGTGGACAATCCTGGTTCTGTTCGCCGTGGCGATGTTCGTCAAGTTCCGGCCCTGGTGCTCGCTCTTCTGCCCGCTGGGGGCGATCTTCGGCGTGTTCAACCGCTTCTCGGCGGTGTTCCTCCGCGCGAACCCGAAGAAATGCGTCCAGTGCGGCGCGTGCCGAAAAATGTGTCCCGTGAACCTCGCCCCCGAAAGGCAACTCGCGGACCCGCTCTGCATCCGGTGCATGGAATGCACGCGGTGCGAGGCGATTGAGGTGAAGACGGCCTTCAGCCGAACCGAGCGCGCCGACCCGGCCCCGGCCGAGTAG
- a CDS encoding Gfo/Idh/MocA family oxidoreductase: protein MNVHRKGFTRRRFLKGAAAAVAAPYVLTSTALGGEGVPPASERVTIGLIGCGGQGSGVFRGLIGAGGQPIAFADPWVDRREKWAQQTGGTAYADFRELLKRDDLDAVCIATTDCWHVHHTVAAAKAGKDIYTEKPLGVSIREDQICREAVRRYGRMFQYGTQQRSSAHCRYGCELVRSGYVGEVREITVYAPDSAEGGSNTPLPVPEGLDYDMWLGPAPWKPYCGQATGGNAWWHDYDYALGWIAGWGAHPLDILVWGYDTHKTGPWEVEGTAHIPTTNRNNVVMKWDVDIRMANGVKMKFRPGGDYTEFKGTEGWIGISRGGIKADPPSLLKINLKPDDVHLVESRRHGGNFIESVKTRKDPVSHIEDAVRSDIFSHVSDIAIREGRKIVWDPEKEKIIGDEAASRRLSRAWREPWRI, encoded by the coding sequence ATGAACGTGCACAGGAAGGGCTTCACGAGGCGGCGGTTCCTGAAAGGCGCCGCGGCGGCCGTGGCCGCACCGTACGTGTTAACCTCGACGGCGCTGGGGGGCGAAGGCGTCCCGCCGGCAAGCGAGCGGGTCACCATCGGCCTGATCGGCTGCGGCGGGCAAGGCAGCGGGGTGTTTCGCGGGCTGATCGGGGCCGGCGGCCAGCCCATCGCCTTCGCCGATCCCTGGGTGGATCGCCGCGAAAAGTGGGCCCAGCAGACCGGCGGCACGGCCTACGCCGATTTCCGCGAGCTGCTTAAACGGGACGATCTCGATGCCGTCTGTATCGCCACCACCGATTGCTGGCACGTTCACCACACCGTGGCCGCGGCTAAGGCCGGAAAGGACATATACACCGAGAAGCCGCTGGGCGTGTCGATCCGCGAGGACCAGATTTGCCGCGAGGCGGTCCGCCGTTACGGCCGTATGTTCCAGTACGGGACGCAGCAGCGCTCCAGCGCTCATTGCCGCTACGGCTGCGAGCTGGTTCGCAGCGGCTACGTCGGGGAAGTCCGGGAGATCACGGTCTACGCCCCCGACAGCGCCGAAGGCGGGTCGAACACACCGCTACCGGTGCCCGAGGGACTGGACTACGACATGTGGCTCGGCCCGGCGCCCTGGAAACCCTACTGCGGGCAGGCCACCGGAGGGAATGCTTGGTGGCACGATTATGACTACGCCCTGGGATGGATCGCCGGCTGGGGCGCCCATCCGCTGGACATCCTCGTCTGGGGCTACGACACCCACAAGACCGGCCCCTGGGAGGTTGAAGGCACGGCCCACATTCCCACCACTAATCGCAACAACGTCGTGATGAAGTGGGACGTCGACATCCGTATGGCCAACGGCGTGAAGATGAAGTTCAGGCCGGGCGGCGACTACACCGAGTTCAAGGGCACCGAAGGTTGGATCGGCATCTCTCGCGGCGGCATCAAGGCCGACCCGCCGTCGCTGTTGAAAATCAATCTCAAACCCGACGACGTGCACCTCGTCGAGAGCCGCCGTCACGGCGGGAATTTCATCGAGTCGGTCAAAACCCGCAAGGATCCGGTCAGCCACATCGAAGACGCGGTGCGGTCGGACATTTTCAGCCACGTTTCCGACATCGCGATCCGCGAAGGGCGAAAAATCGTCTGGGACCCTGAAAAAGAGAAAATCATCGGCGACGAAGCGGCCTCACGTCGTTTGTCCCGCGCCTGGCGCGAGCCGTGGCGAATCTGA
- the selA gene encoding L-seryl-tRNA(Sec) selenium transferase: MTSPAKQDLLRKLPSVDKLLASSDAADWLQRHPRTLVVRCLRDALEELRWHIANDTGGRCGARHVTEEYVLSEALRRLEARTRPHLRGAINATGILLHTGLGRSVWPECVVDSMVEELKGYVTLAVDRETGKRSDRDRRVEYILTELTGAEAATVVNNNAAATMLVLASLAAGRETIVSRGQLIEIGGAFRLPDVMVQSGSRLVEVGTTNRTHLADYAGAITEATAVILRVHPSNFRVVGFTSEVPLEDLAALAHARGLVLFDDLGAGALVDLARFGLPHEPTIQESIAAGADVVIASTDKLIGAGQGGLILGRASLIERIRQHPLARAFRVDKACLMALERTLHLFRDPDCLAREHPLYRMLATPVEALEARARALAGAVARSAPAARTEVLEGVGYLGSGSLPTEQLPTRLVAVAVEGLAAEELARRLRTDDAAVFARIENDRVVLDVRTIRENELPAVADAVGRAAQ; this comes from the coding sequence ATGACGTCGCCCGCCAAACAGGACCTCCTGCGGAAACTGCCCTCGGTGGACAAACTGCTCGCTTCGTCGGACGCCGCGGACTGGCTCCAGCGCCATCCGCGCACGCTCGTCGTTCGGTGTCTCCGCGACGCGCTGGAGGAACTGCGCTGGCACATTGCGAACGATACGGGCGGACGCTGCGGCGCCCGGCACGTCACCGAGGAATATGTCCTCTCGGAAGCGCTTCGGCGCCTGGAGGCGCGCACCCGGCCGCACCTGCGCGGCGCGATCAACGCGACGGGCATCCTCCTGCACACGGGCCTCGGCCGGAGCGTCTGGCCCGAGTGCGTCGTCGATTCGATGGTCGAGGAACTCAAAGGCTACGTCACTCTGGCCGTCGACCGCGAGACCGGAAAGCGCAGCGACCGCGACCGGCGCGTCGAGTATATCCTCACGGAACTCACGGGCGCCGAGGCCGCCACCGTCGTCAACAACAACGCCGCCGCGACGATGCTCGTCCTGGCGTCGCTGGCGGCCGGCCGGGAAACGATCGTCTCGCGCGGGCAGCTGATTGAGATCGGCGGCGCGTTCCGCCTGCCCGATGTCATGGTCCAGAGCGGGTCGCGCCTCGTCGAGGTCGGAACCACCAACCGCACGCACCTCGCGGATTACGCCGGCGCGATCACCGAGGCGACGGCCGTCATTCTGCGCGTCCACCCCTCGAACTTCCGCGTCGTGGGGTTCACCAGCGAGGTGCCGCTCGAGGACTTGGCGGCGTTGGCGCACGCGCGCGGCCTCGTATTGTTCGACGACCTCGGGGCCGGGGCCCTCGTGGACCTTGCGAGGTTCGGCCTGCCGCACGAGCCGACGATCCAGGAATCCATCGCTGCCGGCGCCGACGTCGTTATCGCGAGCACCGACAAACTCATCGGCGCGGGCCAGGGCGGCCTCATCCTCGGCCGCGCGAGCCTCATCGAACGCATCCGCCAGCACCCGCTCGCCCGCGCGTTCCGGGTTGATAAGGCGTGCCTGATGGCGCTGGAGCGGACGCTGCACCTCTTCCGCGACCCGGACTGCCTCGCGCGCGAGCATCCGCTGTACCGGATGTTGGCGACGCCGGTGGAGGCGCTCGAGGCGCGTGCCCGCGCGCTGGCCGGCGCGGTGGCACGGTCGGCCCCCGCCGCGCGGACGGAGGTTCTGGAGGGCGTCGGGTACCTGGGGAGCGGGTCGCTTCCGACGGAGCAACTGCCGACGCGCCTCGTCGCCGTCGCGGTCGAGGGACTCGCGGCCGAGGAACTCGCGCGGCGTCTGCGCACGGACGACGCCGCCGTCTTTGCGCGGATCGAGAACGACCGCGTCGTCCTGGACGTGCGGACGATTCGGGAGAATGAATTGCCTGCCGTCGCCGACGCCGTAGGACGTGCCGCCCAATGA